From Pseudanabaena sp. PCC 6802, one genomic window encodes:
- a CDS encoding glutathione S-transferase family protein, producing the protein MLKFYYNPVSVNARRVWVALREKQIPFEPILVNLDGDQLDRDFSAINPLQRVPAIEDNGFRVIESLAILDYLEAKYPTPPLMPSNPEDIAKVRMVEMVALYELQPATFPLTRVLLGLDVDDRKLDAARERVTTVMQFYEDLLAGRSYFVGEEITLADIVAGTLVPALPMFGFSLDVYPHLKAWSEHLALRASWQQTTPLPEVVEAALPNMRKILERRF; encoded by the coding sequence ATGCTGAAGTTCTACTACAATCCGGTCTCCGTCAACGCACGGCGAGTGTGGGTCGCATTGCGTGAAAAACAGATCCCGTTCGAGCCAATTTTGGTGAATTTGGATGGGGATCAACTCGATCGCGACTTTAGTGCAATCAATCCACTCCAGCGCGTTCCCGCCATTGAAGATAATGGATTTCGAGTGATTGAGTCGTTGGCAATTTTAGATTACTTAGAGGCAAAATATCCAACTCCACCTTTAATGCCAAGCAACCCCGAAGACATTGCCAAGGTGCGGATGGTAGAGATGGTGGCTCTCTACGAGCTTCAACCTGCTACATTCCCACTAACTCGCGTATTGCTGGGACTGGATGTTGACGATCGCAAGCTCGATGCTGCTAGAGAAAGAGTTACTACTGTAATGCAATTTTACGAGGATCTTCTAGCAGGTCGTTCGTACTTTGTCGGAGAAGAAATAACTTTGGCTGATATTGTGGCTGGAACCTTAGTGCCGGCATTGCCAATGTTTGGATTCTCCTTAGATGTCTACCCCCACCTTAAAGCGTGGTCGGAACATCTGGCGCTACGCGCAAGCTGGCAGCAAACAACGCCACTGCCCGAAGTTGTGGAAGCCGCTTTGCCAAATATGAGAAAAATTTTAGAGCGGCGGTTTTAG
- a CDS encoding nucleotidyl transferase AbiEii/AbiGii toxin family protein, with the protein MFSAEVLTFHEFAMQEPVSLATLQKAVLEFLRDRNDVVLFGAQAVNAYVGEPRMTQDIDLLSTHARELAQELKDCLSQEFHIAVRVREIGDGKGYRLFQLQKSGNRHLVDLRPVQTLPAARCIDRIWVMAPPELLASKAIAFHQRRGQPKSGTDWRDIAMLLLKFPELKCSPGPVVDCLLSAGADSGVLAVWQEFVAQPIQPPDEENEF; encoded by the coding sequence ATGTTTAGCGCCGAAGTTTTAACATTTCATGAGTTTGCAATGCAGGAACCCGTTTCCTTAGCTACGCTACAAAAAGCGGTGCTGGAGTTTTTACGCGATCGCAATGATGTCGTTTTATTTGGAGCACAAGCAGTCAACGCCTACGTGGGCGAGCCTCGGATGACTCAAGACATCGATCTGCTCTCAACCCATGCGCGGGAATTAGCCCAGGAACTTAAAGACTGTTTAAGCCAGGAATTTCACATTGCCGTGCGAGTGAGAGAAATTGGCGACGGCAAGGGCTATCGACTCTTTCAACTGCAAAAGTCGGGCAACCGTCATCTGGTCGATCTCAGGCCGGTACAGACTTTGCCAGCAGCTCGATGCATCGATCGAATCTGGGTGATGGCTCCCCCAGAATTGCTTGCCAGTAAAGCGATCGCTTTCCATCAACGGCGCGGTCAACCAAAATCGGGAACAGATTGGCGAGATATTGCCATGCTGCTACTCAAATTCCCCGAACTGAAATGTAGCCCTGGCCCAGTAGTGGACTGTTTGTTGTCCGCCGGTGCTGACTCAGGAGTTCTGGCGGTTTGGCAGGAATTTGTGGCTCAGCCCATTCAACCTCCGGATGAGGAGAATGAGTTTTAA
- a CDS encoding metal ABC transporter solute-binding protein, Zn/Mn family produces the protein MARTLFKQLSDRLPISKGITKGTALLAVTVSLVSCSPTTQTTTTTTQTTPVSSPVAQTTPPANRAQVVATNSVLCGLTQQIAADTIALKCLISPGSDPHVYQPTPEDRKAIETSKLILYGGYDFEPSLIKLISSTSNPAPKIAVNELAVTKTLEFEDRGQKVADPHVWNDAKNGIAIAEVISEKLSALQPEQANTYKQNTTRITNELQQIDAWIKSQVETIPPTSRKLVTTHDALGYYSKAYNIPVEGALGGISTEEQPTPTRVKELVKVITDAKVPTIFAEVTINPKLIETVAKEAKVKVSERELYADGLGEKGSEAETYAGMLIANTRTIVEGLGGKYTPFTPKAP, from the coding sequence ATGGCGCGAACATTATTTAAACAACTTAGCGATCGCCTTCCCATCAGCAAAGGCATTACCAAAGGAACCGCACTGCTGGCAGTTACAGTAAGCCTGGTCAGTTGCAGTCCCACAACACAGACTACAACCACAACGACTCAAACGACTCCTGTCAGTTCGCCTGTGGCACAAACTACACCGCCAGCCAATCGCGCTCAGGTTGTGGCAACTAACTCCGTGCTTTGCGGCCTCACCCAGCAAATTGCCGCCGACACCATAGCTCTTAAATGCTTGATTTCCCCAGGGTCGGATCCCCATGTTTACCAGCCTACACCCGAGGATCGCAAGGCAATTGAAACATCAAAGCTAATTCTCTACGGCGGCTACGATTTTGAGCCAAGCCTAATTAAGCTAATTAGCTCAACATCCAATCCCGCCCCTAAAATTGCCGTAAACGAGCTAGCCGTAACTAAAACGCTAGAATTTGAAGATCGCGGCCAAAAGGTTGCCGATCCCCATGTCTGGAATGATGCCAAAAATGGAATTGCGATCGCTGAGGTTATCAGCGAGAAGTTGAGCGCGCTCCAACCCGAACAAGCTAATACCTACAAGCAAAATACAACTAGAATTACAAATGAACTCCAACAAATTGATGCGTGGATTAAATCTCAAGTTGAGACTATCCCTCCCACATCCCGCAAGCTAGTTACAACGCACGATGCCCTAGGCTACTACTCCAAAGCCTATAATATCCCAGTAGAAGGAGCATTAGGAGGCATCAGTACAGAAGAACAACCCACTCCAACAAGAGTTAAAGAGTTGGTAAAAGTAATTACAGATGCCAAAGTTCCCACCATTTTTGCCGAAGTAACGATCAATCCCAAACTGATCGAGACGGTTGCGAAAGAAGCGAAAGTTAAGGTGTCAGAGCGAGAGCTATATGCTGATGGCTTGGGTGAAAAGGGCAGCGAGGCAGAAACCTATGCAGGTATGCTAATTGCCAATACACGCACTATTGTAGAAGGTCTAGGTGGGAAGTATACCCCTTTCACGCCTAAAGCGCCATAA
- a CDS encoding tetratricopeptide repeat protein translates to MSTEESDRDRQPDRLKTFVWLGHVLIILVIHSLLVASELENKTELPPDPEKILNEALDRQQRVITEISQRSLTPEEITKFEIDDLMRDRLLKEPELIPIVEAVRNDFIAIKWKGGISTPAWKKYGVKAYPLLDYYTRSNDPIRQEYGINGIRSLGKPYTTIWLIKQIERNPSCRCDPFFEVAFKGSEFELDNPVMRDRLIELARKSGDRDDYESFNRRFLEHLESTIYMEQLNKKYQESINREPTEKEKKSESMVERWRRKYEKLVKPTAEDIKIGYETFQQFQSNDRHEIMWDYQSGRLKKGSISSFQREFLRQIAGDRKSEYRSLAIIELERHDDSVGKELISDLIDRDLSQIPELGIYFLLPLTTRYPNSRFTRGCREYGELIGRPYFSNSWDKEIEEKYGATRDKALRKPAEQKVREWQDWLSRYPDHPGADDASFRLIQAYYATNDVMSATRLWIKMLTEKVGDGDVSFRAYEYLRPLLDIGLSIQQIEILLDEPQTNPIEALLKYALAVKHARVHDYRQALEISKNLDRELERISERTIHNLRDLPWRIGSLGKEARKMLIEQRQRWQKLLVLQEQNTPESLYQIASSWANAGGYKNGYLPIWNGGRFAYIPTGTGRTENRDVCERFWVCDLNHRSTSEVREAYQLGNPNAIAVSLYQKLLEDPATPPQIREKTLFMTASTLLKQFEKFLSDENLRIHPLAGVKTSIEFWEKGYRPPNLNNPNLPQEIWAGTFSYSQNVWEKVGKEDSDYAQKVDELVKNDTKRRIAEITNELKAKFPRSVYIDDLLFAQYFLGDRKDKSYLQEIIKDYPNGDFAAEARVVLELNQN, encoded by the coding sequence ATGTCAACTGAAGAGTCCGATCGCGATCGCCAACCAGACAGACTCAAGACATTTGTCTGGTTGGGTCATGTGTTGATTATCTTGGTAATTCACAGTCTGTTGGTGGCATCAGAATTAGAAAATAAGACCGAATTGCCTCCCGATCCTGAAAAAATTCTTAATGAAGCTCTGGATCGACAGCAGAGAGTAATAACGGAAATTTCGCAGCGATCGCTGACTCCAGAGGAAATTACCAAATTTGAAATTGACGATCTAATGCGCGATCGCCTGCTCAAGGAGCCGGAGCTGATTCCGATTGTGGAAGCAGTGCGGAATGACTTTATCGCGATTAAGTGGAAGGGAGGTATATCTACTCCAGCATGGAAGAAGTATGGTGTCAAAGCCTATCCGCTACTCGACTACTATACGCGATCGAACGACCCGATCAGGCAAGAATATGGAATTAACGGCATTCGCAGTTTAGGGAAGCCATACACGACTATTTGGCTGATTAAGCAAATTGAGCGAAACCCCTCATGTAGGTGCGATCCCTTCTTTGAGGTGGCTTTCAAAGGCTCAGAGTTTGAATTGGATAACCCAGTTATGCGCGATCGTCTGATCGAATTAGCGCGAAAAAGTGGCGATCGCGATGATTATGAAAGTTTCAATAGACGCTTTTTAGAGCATTTAGAATCAACCATATATATGGAGCAGTTGAATAAAAAATATCAAGAGAGCATCAATCGGGAACCGACTGAAAAGGAAAAGAAAAGTGAGAGTATGGTCGAGCGGTGGCGAAGAAAATATGAGAAGCTGGTCAAACCAACTGCAGAGGACATAAAAATTGGCTATGAAACTTTTCAGCAGTTCCAAAGTAACGATCGGCATGAAATTATGTGGGACTATCAAAGTGGGAGATTAAAAAAAGGAAGTATTTCTAGTTTTCAAAGGGAGTTTCTACGCCAAATAGCTGGAGATCGAAAATCTGAATATCGGTCATTGGCTATTATTGAGCTAGAGCGACATGACGATTCTGTTGGGAAAGAGCTTATTAGCGACCTAATCGACCGCGATCTCAGCCAAATTCCAGAGCTTGGTATTTACTTTTTACTCCCCTTAACTACAAGATATCCAAACTCAAGATTTACCCGTGGCTGTCGCGAGTATGGAGAATTAATCGGGAGACCTTATTTCTCAAATTCTTGGGATAAAGAAATAGAGGAAAAATATGGGGCAACCCGAGACAAAGCCTTAAGAAAACCCGCAGAGCAAAAGGTTAGAGAATGGCAAGATTGGCTGAGTCGTTATCCAGATCATCCAGGAGCTGATGATGCTTCTTTTCGCCTGATTCAGGCATACTATGCAACTAATGATGTCATGTCAGCCACTAGACTTTGGATTAAGATGTTGACTGAAAAGGTAGGAGATGGGGATGTATCTTTTCGCGCTTACGAATATTTGCGTCCCCTTTTAGATATTGGCCTATCTATTCAGCAAATCGAGATATTGCTGGATGAGCCTCAAACTAATCCCATAGAAGCGCTACTTAAATATGCTCTAGCTGTCAAACATGCTCGAGTACACGATTATCGTCAAGCATTAGAAATATCTAAAAATCTGGATCGAGAACTTGAGAGAATTTCCGAGAGGACAATACATAATTTACGGGATCTACCATGGAGAATAGGGAGCTTAGGGAAAGAAGCACGCAAAATGCTGATAGAGCAACGGCAACGTTGGCAAAAACTTCTGGTATTACAGGAACAAAATACACCTGAATCACTTTATCAAATTGCTTCTAGTTGGGCAAATGCTGGGGGATATAAAAATGGCTATCTCCCGATCTGGAATGGGGGGCGATTTGCATATATACCTACTGGAACAGGGCGGACGGAAAATAGGGATGTATGCGAGCGCTTTTGGGTTTGCGACCTAAATCATAGAAGTACTTCAGAAGTACGCGAGGCTTATCAACTAGGTAATCCTAATGCTATTGCTGTTTCGCTCTATCAGAAACTACTTGAAGATCCTGCTACACCTCCCCAAATCAGAGAAAAGACGCTTTTCATGACTGCTTCAACTCTTCTAAAACAATTTGAAAAATTCCTTAGCGATGAAAATCTGCGTATTCATCCCCTAGCAGGAGTTAAGACAAGCATAGAGTTTTGGGAGAAAGGCTATCGACCGCCAAATCTCAACAACCCCAATCTTCCTCAGGAAATTTGGGCTGGGACTTTCTCTTATTCTCAAAATGTTTGGGAAAAGGTGGGAAAAGAAGATTCTGATTATGCGCAAAAGGTTGACGAACTTGTTAAAAACGATACGAAAAGGCGTATTGCGGAGATTACGAATGAGTTAAAAGCAAAGTTTCCTCGGAGTGTATATATCGACGATCTGCTTTTTGCTCAATATTTCCTGGGCGATCGCAAGGATAAAAGCTACCTGCAGGAAATTATTAAAGATTACCCCAATGGTGATTTTGCTGCCGAAGCAAGAGTTGTGCTCGAACTAAATCAAAATTAA
- a CDS encoding sirohydrochlorin chelatase: MSVVLEQQDLQLNRSYDAYFLVVHGSQDLHSWLVLQELIECANAIGDVVVGGGCLEGQPSSLSQQIQDFCAEICEEIYEQGDTEDINVAVVPLFLLSGVHVMADLPSEVAIARQKLIGSFAHLDRQITLEIVPHLGTHPDIPALLKSIFEMETSSLKEQFEHTNIGLILLSHGSRRPEAVQSIENLASQLGAIAAHWTGTPTLDAQIEQSIAQGRDSIVVMPYFLFAGEIMNAIAKQISLYADRIPIYIAPIPFSPAQIADMAIDLVN, from the coding sequence ATGAGCGTAGTCCTAGAGCAGCAAGATCTTCAACTCAATCGATCCTATGATGCCTATTTCCTGGTCGTGCATGGCAGTCAGGATCTGCATTCCTGGTTGGTTCTGCAAGAACTGATCGAGTGTGCCAATGCCATAGGCGATGTTGTAGTTGGGGGTGGATGCCTGGAAGGACAACCAAGTTCACTATCCCAGCAAATTCAGGATTTTTGTGCAGAAATATGCGAAGAAATATACGAGCAAGGCGATACAGAAGATATTAATGTAGCAGTTGTGCCATTGTTCCTCTTGTCTGGCGTGCATGTCATGGCAGATCTTCCATCTGAGGTGGCGATCGCTCGGCAAAAATTGATTGGCTCCTTCGCTCATTTAGATAGACAAATTACCCTGGAGATCGTGCCCCATTTAGGTACTCATCCAGACATCCCCGCTTTGCTCAAATCTATATTTGAGATGGAAACTTCATCTCTCAAAGAACAGTTCGAGCATACAAACATTGGATTAATTCTGCTATCTCATGGTAGCCGCCGACCTGAAGCCGTTCAAAGTATTGAAAATTTAGCGAGTCAATTGGGCGCGATCGCTGCTCATTGGACTGGCACACCCACCTTAGACGCGCAAATCGAGCAATCGATCGCGCAAGGGAGAGATAGCATTGTTGTCATGCCTTATTTCCTGTTTGCAGGAGAAATTATGAACGCGATCGCCAAACAAATATCTCTCTATGCCGATCGCATTCCCATTTATATCGCTCCTATCCCATTCTCCCCTGCTCAGATTGCCGACATGGCGATCGATTTAGTCAATTAG
- the gltB gene encoding glutamate synthase large subunit: protein MNSNQPILKQGLYDPQFEHDACGVGFIVHMKGQKSHAIVEQALTILLNLDHRGACGCETNTGDGAGILMQVPHKFLAKVAKAEGIMLPEVGQYGVGTIYASPDPAQREQSRRVFEQVVAGEGQKVLGWRDVPTDNSSLGNTAKASEPFMQQVFIQRNRDLVDDLAFERKLYVIRKLSHNAIRATGIDPYWYPSSLSCRTIVYKGMLMPVQVGQYFPDLQDPDLESALALVHSRFSTNTFPSWERAHPYRYIAHNGEINTLRGNINWMHARQSLFESELFGDDMQKSQPVINIEGSDSLIFDNALELLVLAGRSLPHAVMMMIPEPWTAHESMSDEKKAFYEYHSCLMEPWDGPASIAFTDGTSIGAVLDRNGLRPSRYYVTKDDLVIMASEAGVLPIEPERVALKGRLQPGRMFLVDMQAGRIVADEEIKQAIVTQQPYRQWLDENLVKLEDLREGIPPIPHARMPLPPELDTRETPPTSQHPGQEDIWEAAGFISPTSLNKWGLIAHQMAFGYTFEELRLLLTPMARDGVEAVGSMGTDTPLAVLSDRPKLLYDYFQQLFAQVTNPPIDSIREEIVTSAQTTIGTERNLLKPEPESCHLISLKSPILTNEELMKLKYANERGFSSATIHILFDPKKGVAGLEAALAAIFAEADRAIADRAAIIILSDRGVNPDLAPIPALLAVSGLHHHLIRNGTRTRVGLVLESGEPREVHHFATLIGYGCGAINPYLAFATIEDLIDQNILLNVDYSTAVKNYIKAATKGVIKVASKIGISTIQSYRGAQIFEAIGLNQSVIDKYFTWTASRIEGADIEVITKEAVLRHTHAFPDRPTNGHTLGQALDVGGEYQWRKDGEAHLFGPETIHALQKAVRTNNYEIYKTYATQVNQQNRKHFTLRGLLEFKPRQPVPIEEVEPIEAITKRFKTGAMSYGSISKEAHEALAIAMNRIGGKSNTGEGGEDPERYTWTNELGDSKNSAIKQVASGRFGVTSLYLSQAKELQIKMAQGAKPGEGGQLPGKKVYPWIAKVRHSTPGVGLISPPPHHDIYSIEDLAELIHDLKNANRDARINVKLVSEVGVGTIAAGVAKAHADVVLISGFDGGTGASPQTSIKHAGLPWELGLAETHQTLVLNNLRSRIVVETDGQLKTGRDVAIAALLGAEEFGFSTAPLVTLGCIMMRVCHLNTCPAGIATQNPLLRESFVGDPAHTVNFMRFVAQEVREIMAQLGFRTFNEMVGRTDILEPKQAIAHWKAKNIDLSKILYQPEAGPEVGRYCQIPQDHGLEKSLDMAVLLDLCKGAIERGEPVRATLPIKNVNRAVGTILGNEISKRHWQGLPEDTIHLHFQGSAGQSFGAFVPKGVTLELEGDTNDYLGKGLSGGKIILYPPAVSTFIAADNVIAGNVAFYGATSGEAYICGVAGERFCVRNSGVTAVVEAVGDHGCEYMTGGRVVILGSTGRNFAAGMSGGVAYVLDEAGDFATRCNVQMVGLEPLDDPSEVAEVRQIIQKHVDYTRSDKAKTVLDRWEEMVPKFVKVMPKDYKRVLQAINNAVASGLSGDDALNAAFEENARDVARIGGS from the coding sequence ATGAATAGCAATCAGCCGATCCTCAAACAAGGCCTATACGATCCGCAGTTTGAACATGACGCTTGTGGTGTCGGGTTCATTGTACATATGAAAGGGCAGAAGTCGCACGCCATCGTAGAGCAGGCATTGACGATTCTGCTCAACCTCGACCATCGCGGTGCCTGTGGCTGCGAAACCAACACGGGCGATGGGGCAGGTATTTTGATGCAGGTACCGCACAAATTCCTGGCCAAGGTAGCTAAGGCTGAGGGAATTATGCTGCCAGAAGTCGGCCAATACGGTGTTGGTACGATTTACGCATCGCCCGATCCCGCTCAACGGGAGCAGAGTCGGCGAGTGTTCGAGCAAGTGGTGGCTGGTGAAGGGCAAAAGGTACTGGGCTGGCGCGATGTGCCAACCGATAATTCGTCGCTGGGCAATACGGCAAAAGCCAGCGAGCCGTTTATGCAGCAAGTGTTTATCCAGCGCAATCGCGATCTAGTTGACGATCTTGCCTTCGAGCGCAAGCTGTACGTAATCCGCAAGCTTTCACATAATGCTATCCGCGCTACAGGAATCGATCCATACTGGTACCCATCTAGTTTGTCATGCCGCACGATTGTCTATAAAGGCATGTTGATGCCAGTGCAGGTAGGACAATATTTCCCTGACCTGCAAGATCCCGATCTCGAAAGCGCGTTGGCACTGGTGCATTCGCGCTTCAGCACCAATACTTTCCCCAGTTGGGAACGGGCGCACCCATATCGCTACATTGCCCACAACGGCGAGATCAATACCCTGCGCGGCAATATTAACTGGATGCACGCGCGGCAGTCTCTGTTTGAGTCCGAACTATTCGGCGACGACATGCAAAAGAGTCAGCCCGTCATTAATATTGAAGGCAGCGACTCTCTTATATTCGACAACGCGCTGGAATTGCTCGTGCTGGCAGGGCGATCGCTACCCCATGCCGTCATGATGATGATTCCGGAGCCGTGGACGGCTCACGAGTCCATGAGTGACGAGAAAAAGGCATTTTATGAATACCATTCCTGCTTGATGGAGCCTTGGGATGGCCCAGCTTCGATCGCCTTTACCGACGGTACCTCAATTGGAGCAGTGCTGGATCGCAATGGCTTGCGTCCGTCGCGTTATTACGTCACCAAAGATGACCTCGTAATCATGGCATCGGAAGCGGGAGTACTGCCAATCGAACCGGAGCGCGTGGCGCTCAAGGGCAGGCTGCAACCGGGGCGGATGTTCCTAGTAGATATGCAGGCAGGGCGGATCGTTGCAGATGAGGAAATCAAGCAAGCGATCGTGACGCAGCAGCCTTATCGCCAGTGGTTGGACGAGAATTTGGTTAAATTGGAGGATCTGCGCGAGGGCATTCCCCCTATCCCCCACGCACGTATGCCACTGCCCCCCGAGCTAGATACACGGGAAACGCCTCCAACTTCCCAACATCCAGGTCAAGAGGATATATGGGAAGCCGCAGGATTCATCTCGCCAACTTCCCTGAACAAGTGGGGATTAATTGCCCATCAAATGGCGTTTGGGTATACATTTGAGGAGTTGCGGTTGTTGCTGACTCCGATGGCGCGGGATGGGGTGGAAGCTGTAGGTTCGATGGGAACGGATACGCCGCTGGCGGTGCTGTCCGATCGCCCGAAGTTGCTCTACGACTATTTCCAACAGTTATTCGCCCAAGTCACCAATCCACCGATCGATTCAATTCGAGAAGAGATCGTTACCTCTGCCCAAACGACGATTGGGACGGAACGAAATTTACTCAAACCCGAACCCGAAAGCTGCCACTTGATTTCGCTCAAATCACCGATTCTTACTAATGAAGAGTTGATGAAGTTAAAGTATGCAAACGAACGGGGATTTAGTTCGGCAACCATCCACATACTGTTCGATCCTAAAAAAGGTGTGGCTGGACTCGAAGCAGCGTTAGCGGCGATTTTTGCCGAGGCAGATCGAGCAATCGCCGATCGCGCGGCTATTATCATTCTGAGCGATCGCGGTGTCAACCCCGATCTGGCACCGATTCCTGCACTACTGGCTGTTTCGGGATTGCACCATCATTTAATCCGCAATGGTACCCGCACGCGCGTCGGTTTGGTGTTAGAATCTGGCGAACCTCGCGAGGTGCATCATTTCGCTACCCTGATCGGTTACGGATGCGGCGCGATTAATCCCTATCTCGCATTTGCGACGATTGAGGATCTGATCGACCAGAATATTCTGCTCAATGTCGATTACTCGACAGCGGTTAAAAACTATATCAAAGCCGCAACCAAGGGGGTAATCAAAGTTGCCTCCAAAATTGGCATCTCCACAATTCAGAGCTATCGCGGCGCTCAAATTTTTGAAGCGATCGGACTGAATCAGTCAGTCATCGATAAATACTTTACCTGGACGGCCTCTCGCATTGAAGGTGCGGATATAGAGGTAATTACCAAAGAGGCAGTGTTGCGACATACACATGCTTTCCCAGATCGACCTACGAACGGACATACATTGGGACAAGCATTGGATGTGGGCGGTGAGTACCAGTGGCGGAAGGATGGAGAAGCGCACCTGTTCGGCCCAGAGACCATCCATGCTTTGCAAAAGGCCGTGCGCACGAACAATTACGAGATCTACAAAACCTATGCAACGCAGGTCAACCAGCAGAACCGCAAGCATTTTACGCTAAGGGGGCTGTTAGAATTCAAACCGCGCCAGCCAGTTCCAATTGAGGAAGTGGAGCCAATTGAAGCAATTACAAAACGCTTCAAAACTGGAGCCATGAGTTACGGTTCTATCTCAAAAGAGGCACACGAGGCGCTGGCGATCGCCATGAATCGCATCGGTGGCAAATCCAATACGGGTGAAGGTGGCGAAGATCCGGAACGCTACACCTGGACGAACGAGTTGGGCGATTCCAAGAACAGCGCGATCAAGCAAGTTGCCTCCGGTCGCTTTGGCGTGACCAGCTTGTATCTATCTCAAGCGAAGGAACTCCAGATCAAGATGGCGCAGGGAGCTAAACCGGGTGAAGGCGGTCAGTTGCCTGGGAAGAAGGTTTATCCGTGGATTGCCAAAGTGCGGCATTCTACGCCTGGAGTGGGACTGATTTCGCCACCACCGCACCACGATATCTATTCGATTGAAGATCTAGCGGAGTTAATTCACGACTTAAAAAATGCCAACCGCGATGCTCGGATTAATGTGAAGTTGGTGTCTGAAGTGGGAGTCGGCACGATCGCCGCAGGAGTTGCCAAAGCCCACGCTGACGTGGTACTGATCTCCGGTTTTGATGGCGGTACGGGAGCGTCACCGCAGACTTCGATTAAACACGCCGGACTGCCCTGGGAGTTAGGCTTAGCCGAAACCCATCAGACCCTGGTTCTGAATAATTTGCGCAGCCGTATTGTGGTAGAAACCGACGGACAGCTTAAAACCGGACGCGACGTAGCGATCGCTGCCCTCTTGGGCGCGGAGGAATTTGGTTTCTCTACCGCTCCTCTAGTGACGCTTGGTTGCATTATGATGCGCGTCTGTCATCTTAATACCTGTCCCGCAGGCATTGCCACTCAAAACCCCCTCCTGCGGGAAAGCTTCGTCGGCGATCCCGCCCATACTGTAAACTTCATGCGATTCGTCGCCCAGGAAGTACGGGAAATTATGGCGCAGCTTGGCTTCCGCACGTTCAATGAGATGGTGGGACGCACTGATATTTTGGAACCAAAGCAGGCGATCGCGCATTGGAAGGCTAAAAATATCGACCTCTCCAAGATCCTCTATCAACCGGAAGCTGGCCCCGAAGTCGGGCGCTACTGCCAGATTCCCCAGGATCACGGTCTGGAGAAATCGCTGGATATGGCGGTGCTGCTGGATTTGTGTAAAGGTGCGATCGAACGCGGCGAACCTGTCAGGGCAACTCTACCGATTAAGAACGTCAACCGTGCTGTTGGTACGATTCTCGGCAATGAAATTTCCAAGCGGCATTGGCAGGGGCTACCCGAAGATACCATTCATCTGCATTTCCAGGGCAGCGCCGGTCAGAGCTTTGGTGCTTTCGTACCGAAAGGCGTGACATTGGAATTGGAAGGCGATACCAACGACTACCTCGGCAAAGGTTTGAGTGGTGGCAAGATAATTCTTTATCCACCCGCCGTTTCTACTTTCATTGCTGCCGACAACGTCATCGCTGGGAACGTGGCATTTTACGGCGCAACGAGCGGTGAGGCTTACATTTGCGGCGTTGCAGGCGAGCGGTTCTGCGTGCGCAATTCTGGCGTGACCGCCGTGGTGGAAGCTGTTGGCGATCACGGTTGCGAATACATGACAGGTGGCAGGGTAGTGATTCTCGGTTCTACCGGACGCAACTTTGCGGCGGGTATGAGTGGAGGCGTTGCCTATGTTTTGGACGAAGCAGGGGACTTTGCCACGCGCTGCAACGTGCAGATGGTGGGCTTGGAACCTCTAGACGATCCATCTGAAGTTGCGGAAGTTCGTCAGATTATCCAAAAACATGTCGATTACACCAGGAGTGACAAAGCGAAGACAGTCCTCGATCGCTGGGAGGAAATGGTACCGAAGTTCGTCAAGGTGATGCCGAAGGACTACAAGCGGGTGCTACAGGCGATAAACAATGCCGTCGCATCTGGTCTGAGCGGCGACGACGCGCTCAATGCTGCATTTGAAGAGAACGCCCGCGATGTTGCCCGCATTGGTGGCAGCTAA